The proteins below come from a single Mycobacterium parmense genomic window:
- a CDS encoding methyltransferase domain-containing protein: protein MKEFAPKSAVDLFYILKYARWRLPVRQKYQSVVENKHGIEIGGPSALFKTVLPLYQFVGELDGVNFGTDTIWEGRIEAGRNFNYDGNRVGRQFISEATDLSQIADEQYDFLLSSNCLEHVANPLKALAEWKRVIKPGGGFILVLPRKESNFDHRRPITRFDHLLDDFNRGMGEDDLTHLDEILSLHDLKMDPPAGDLEHFRQRSLKNFENRTLHHHVFDAPLIEQVLGHLGFDIVDLTTTKSDYFALATKDVGAGSPAE from the coding sequence GTGAAAGAGTTCGCGCCGAAGTCGGCAGTCGACCTTTTCTACATCCTGAAATATGCCCGGTGGCGTCTTCCTGTCCGCCAGAAGTATCAGAGCGTCGTCGAAAACAAGCACGGAATCGAGATCGGTGGCCCGAGTGCGCTGTTCAAAACGGTGCTGCCCCTCTATCAGTTCGTCGGCGAACTGGACGGGGTCAACTTCGGCACGGACACGATCTGGGAGGGCCGGATCGAGGCCGGCCGGAACTTCAACTATGACGGCAACAGAGTCGGCAGGCAGTTCATCTCGGAGGCGACCGACCTGAGTCAGATCGCCGACGAGCAATACGACTTTCTGCTGTCCTCGAACTGCCTTGAGCACGTGGCGAATCCACTCAAGGCTCTCGCGGAGTGGAAGAGGGTCATCAAACCGGGGGGAGGGTTCATCCTGGTGCTTCCGCGCAAAGAGAGCAACTTCGACCATCGCCGCCCGATCACGAGGTTCGACCACCTGTTGGACGACTTCAATCGCGGGATGGGGGAGGACGACCTCACCCACCTCGATGAGATCTTGTCGCTGCACGACCTGAAGATGGATCCGCCCGCCGGCGACTTGGAGCATTTTCGGCAACGGAGCCTGAAGAATTTCGAGAACCGGACTCTGCATCACCACGTGTTCGACGCGCCGCTGATCGAACAGGTTCTGGGCCACCTCGGCTTCGACATCGTCGACCTGACCACTACCAAGAGTGATTATTTCGCACTCGCGACCAAGGATGTCGGAGCCGGCAGTCCCGCGGAATAA